Proteins encoded together in one Electrophorus electricus isolate fEleEle1 chromosome 9, fEleEle1.pri, whole genome shotgun sequence window:
- the selenoe gene encoding selenoprotein e, with translation MRLTLLLILTLCAPARAAGNTTETPNSQEQLVVARAKLLAPSVVGUSIKKMPELYNFLMERWALYHNLEYDSGEEKDPRLIFYNDKNEVVKTVPVKKMKADEISNLLDSLGFYKRSKKGEEVPKEFHNFPLRASRDEL, from the exons ATGCGTCTCACTCTGCTGCTCATTCTGACTCTCTGCGCCCCAGCGAGGGCAGCGGGAAACACAACAGAGACTCCCAACAGCCAAGAGCAGCTCGTTGTAGCCAGGGCTAAACTGTTG GCTCCCAGTGTGGTGGGATGATCCATAAAGAAGATGCCGGAGCTCTACAACTTCCTCATGGAGCGCTGGGCCTTGTA TCATAATCTGGAGTATGAttctggagaagaaaaagatCCTCGCCTGATCTTCTACAATGACAAAAATGAGGTGGTGAAG ACAGTTCCTGTGAAGAAGATGAAGGCAGATGAGATCAGTAATCTCCTGGACTCTTTAGGTTTTTATAAGAGGTCAAAGAAAGGTGAGGAGGTGCCCAAGGAGTTCCATAACTTCCCTTTGAGAGCGTCACGGGACGAACTGTGA